The following coding sequences lie in one Streptomyces sp. NBC_00510 genomic window:
- the katG gene encoding catalase/peroxidase HPI, which translates to MSENHEAIVTDAKTEGVNGCPVAHGRAPHPTQGGGNRQWWPERLNLKILAKNPAVANPLGEDFDYAEAFKALDLAAVKQDVLEVLTTSQDWWPADFGHYGPFMIRMAWHSAGTYRISDGRGGAGAGQQRFAPLNSWPDNGNLDKARRLLWPVKKKYGQSISWADLMILTGNVALESMGFATFGFAGGREDVWEPEEDVYWGPESTWLGDQRYTGDRQLESPLGAVQMGLIYVNPEGPNGNPDPIAAARDIRETFRRMAMNDEETVALIAGGHTFGKTHGAGPADNVGPDPEAASMEEQGLGWRNSYGTGKGADAITSGLEVTWTSTPTQWGMGFFENLFRYEWELTTSPAGANQWVAKDGAGAGTIPDAHDSAKSHAPTMLTTDLSLRFDPVYEQISRRFLENPDEFADAFARAWFKLTHRDMGPVVRYLGSEVPSETLLWQDPLPARTHGLVDAADVAALKEQVLASGLTVSQLVSTAWASASSFRGSDKRGGANGARLRLEPQRGWEVNEPDELAVVLRTLEGVQESFNAAQSGNKRISLADLIVLAGSAAVEKAASDGGHRVEVPFTPGRVDAAQDQTDVESFAALEPAADGFRNYLGKGNRLPAEYLLLDRANLLTLSAPELTVLVGGLRVLGANHGQSSHGAFTATPGSLTNDFFVNLLDLGTSWKATSEDQSTFEGRDNVTGEVKWTGTRADLVFGSNSELRAVAEVYASDDAKAKFTDDFVAAWAKVMDLDRFDLV; encoded by the coding sequence ATGTCTGAGAACCACGAAGCAATCGTCACAGACGCCAAGACGGAGGGCGTGAACGGCTGCCCCGTCGCGCACGGGCGCGCCCCGCACCCGACCCAGGGCGGCGGAAACCGGCAGTGGTGGCCGGAACGGCTGAACCTGAAGATCCTCGCCAAGAACCCGGCGGTGGCCAACCCGCTCGGTGAGGACTTCGACTACGCCGAGGCGTTCAAGGCCCTCGACCTCGCCGCCGTGAAGCAGGACGTCCTCGAGGTCCTGACGACCTCTCAGGACTGGTGGCCGGCGGACTTCGGCCACTACGGCCCGTTCATGATCCGCATGGCCTGGCACAGCGCGGGTACCTACCGCATCAGCGACGGCCGCGGCGGCGCCGGCGCCGGCCAGCAGCGCTTCGCCCCGCTCAACAGCTGGCCGGACAACGGCAACCTCGACAAGGCCCGCCGCCTGCTGTGGCCGGTGAAGAAGAAGTACGGCCAGAGCATCTCGTGGGCCGACCTCATGATCCTCACCGGCAACGTCGCGCTGGAGTCGATGGGCTTCGCGACCTTCGGCTTCGCCGGCGGCCGCGAGGACGTCTGGGAGCCGGAGGAGGACGTCTACTGGGGCCCCGAGTCCACCTGGCTCGGCGACCAGCGCTACACCGGCGACCGCCAGCTGGAGAGCCCGCTCGGCGCCGTCCAGATGGGCCTGATCTACGTCAACCCGGAAGGGCCCAACGGCAACCCGGACCCGATCGCCGCGGCCCGCGACATCCGTGAGACCTTCCGCCGGATGGCGATGAACGACGAGGAGACCGTCGCCCTCATCGCCGGCGGGCACACCTTCGGCAAGACCCACGGCGCGGGCCCCGCGGACAACGTCGGTCCCGACCCCGAGGCCGCCTCGATGGAGGAGCAGGGCCTCGGCTGGCGGAACAGCTACGGCACCGGCAAGGGCGCCGACGCGATCACCAGCGGTCTCGAGGTCACCTGGACCAGCACCCCGACCCAGTGGGGCATGGGCTTCTTCGAGAACCTCTTCCGCTACGAATGGGAGCTGACGACCAGCCCCGCCGGCGCCAACCAGTGGGTGGCCAAGGACGGTGCCGGCGCGGGCACCATCCCCGACGCGCACGACTCCGCCAAGAGCCACGCCCCGACGATGCTGACCACGGACCTCTCGCTCCGGTTCGACCCGGTCTACGAGCAGATCTCGCGTCGCTTCCTGGAGAACCCGGACGAGTTCGCGGACGCCTTCGCCCGCGCGTGGTTCAAGCTGACCCACCGCGACATGGGCCCGGTCGTGCGTTACCTCGGTTCCGAGGTCCCGTCCGAGACCCTGCTGTGGCAGGACCCGCTGCCCGCGCGGACGCACGGGCTCGTCGACGCCGCCGACGTCGCCGCCCTCAAGGAGCAGGTCCTCGCCTCGGGCCTCACCGTGTCGCAGCTGGTGTCCACGGCGTGGGCGTCGGCCTCGTCCTTCCGCGGCAGCGACAAGCGCGGTGGCGCCAACGGCGCCCGTCTGCGCCTGGAGCCGCAGCGCGGCTGGGAGGTCAACGAGCCCGACGAGCTCGCCGTGGTGCTGCGCACCCTGGAGGGCGTCCAGGAGTCCTTCAACGCGGCGCAGTCCGGCAACAAGCGGATCTCGCTGGCCGACCTGATCGTGCTGGCCGGTTCCGCCGCCGTCGAGAAGGCCGCCTCGGACGGCGGTCACCGCGTCGAGGTGCCCTTCACGCCGGGTCGTGTGGACGCCGCGCAGGACCAGACGGACGTGGAGTCCTTCGCGGCGCTCGAGCCGGCCGCCGACGGGTTCCGCAACTACCTCGGCAAGGGCAACCGCCTGCCGGCCGAGTACCTGCTGCTCGACCGGGCGAACCTGCTGACCCTCAGCGCCCCCGAGCTGACGGTCCTCGTCGGCGGTCTGCGCGTCCTGGGCGCGAACCACGGGCAGTCGTCGCACGGCGCCTTCACCGCGACCCCCGGGTCGCTGACCAACGACTTCTTCGTCAACCTGCTCGACCTGGGCACGTCGTGGAAGGCGACCTCCGAGGACCAGTCCACCTTCGAGGGCCGTGACAACGTCACGGGCGAGGTCAAGTGGACCGGCACCCGTGCCGACCTCGTCTTCGGCTCCAACTCCGAGCTGCGCGCGGTCGCGGAGGTCTACGCGAGCGACGACGCGAAGGCGAAGTTCACCGACGACTTCGTCGCGGCGTGGGCGAAGGTCATGGACCTCGACCGGTTCGACCTCGTCTGA
- a CDS encoding phenylalanine--tRNA ligase beta subunit-related protein, translated as MTSHTPLTLTVDPAVRALAPGFAHLAVEARGLVNGPSDDTSAALLDDAARRLAERLGGRAPHEDPHMAAWRAAYTAFGAKPSRTRNSAEALAKRALAEGGLPRINRLVDLYNAISVAHLVPVGGEDTDHIHGGMTLVRATGDEKFETVAGGEPAVEHPEPGEVVWRDGTGVTCRRWNWRQGIRTRLTEESVNALFLLERMDPMPLADLRAAGEELAAHLGRFNPGAEVTVHEPV; from the coding sequence ATGACCTCACACACCCCCCTGACCCTGACCGTCGACCCCGCCGTGCGCGCTCTGGCCCCCGGGTTCGCCCACCTCGCCGTGGAGGCCCGCGGCCTGGTCAACGGGCCGAGCGACGACACGAGCGCGGCCCTCCTCGACGACGCGGCCCGCCGCCTCGCCGAGCGCCTCGGCGGCCGCGCCCCGCACGAGGACCCCCACATGGCCGCCTGGCGCGCGGCGTACACCGCCTTCGGCGCCAAGCCCTCGCGCACCCGCAACTCCGCGGAGGCGCTGGCCAAACGCGCCCTCGCCGAGGGCGGACTGCCCCGCATCAACCGGCTGGTGGACCTCTACAACGCGATCAGCGTCGCCCACCTCGTGCCCGTCGGTGGTGAGGACACCGACCACATCCACGGCGGCATGACCCTCGTACGGGCGACCGGCGACGAGAAGTTCGAGACCGTGGCCGGCGGTGAGCCCGCCGTCGAGCACCCCGAGCCCGGCGAGGTCGTCTGGCGCGACGGGACCGGCGTCACCTGCCGCCGCTGGAACTGGCGGCAGGGGATCCGTACCCGGCTGACCGAGGAGTCGGTCAACGCGCTCTTCCTCCTGGAGCGGATGGATCCGATGCCGTTGGCCGACCTACGGGCCGCCGGTGAGGAACTCGCCGCTCACCTGGGGAGGTTCAACCCCGGCGCGGAGGTCACCGTGCACGAGCCGGTCTGA
- a CDS encoding STAS domain-containing protein — translation MFDDEHDFGVRQWTVGGTTVVELTGELDLCAGVRAAARLDAVTGGQRPDVVVDLRGVSFIDCSGLSVLIRARKRTLDRGGRFGIVGDSPCVLRLLRLTRTIRVFTVHDDLASALAAPGAPDPPAADGAIA, via the coding sequence ATGTTCGACGACGAGCATGACTTCGGGGTGCGGCAGTGGACGGTCGGCGGCACGACCGTGGTGGAACTGACGGGGGAGCTCGACCTGTGCGCCGGCGTGCGGGCGGCCGCGCGTCTGGACGCGGTCACCGGCGGGCAGCGGCCCGACGTCGTGGTGGACCTGCGCGGGGTGAGCTTCATCGACTGCAGTGGTCTGTCGGTGCTCATCCGGGCGCGGAAGCGGACCCTCGACCGCGGTGGCCGGTTCGGCATCGTCGGCGACAGTCCCTGCGTGCTGCGGCTGTTGCGGCTCACCCGGACGATCCGGGTCTTCACCGTGCACGACGACCTGGCCTCCGCGCTGGCCGCGCCGGGCGCCCCCGATCCCCCCGCGGCGGACGGCGCCATAGCGTGA
- a CDS encoding aldolase/citrate lyase family protein, translating into MAQNETVRTSLGDTVRQDIGASLAAVDAELARRYPGDPGTRQPVHTVYVPADAFAADTVRTWGDRALAALDEHAPDAVRLAGVLGLAPALAAPVHDRVRAKLRREPVEDLRIDFEDGYGPRPDAEEDAAAARAARLVAAAVADGTAPPYVGIRMKCMEAAVRDRGIRTLDIFLTGLMDSGGLPGGLVLTLPKVTFPQQVTAMVRLAEEFETARGLPAGRLGFEIQIETTQSILGPDGTATVARLIDAAEGRVTGLHYGTFDYSAACGVSAAYQSMDHPVADHAKAVMQVAAAGTGVRLSDGSTNVLPVGPGPQVHEAWRLHYGLVRRSLARAYYQGWDMHPAHLPTRYAAVYAFYREGLDAAADRLAAYVAKAGGDVMDEPATARALSGYLLRGLDCGAVDFAEVATATGLTRADLDALAGRGGPAV; encoded by the coding sequence ATGGCGCAGAACGAGACGGTCCGCACATCGCTCGGCGACACGGTCCGGCAGGACATCGGCGCCTCGCTCGCCGCCGTCGACGCCGAACTCGCCCGCCGCTACCCCGGGGACCCGGGCACCCGGCAGCCCGTGCACACCGTCTACGTCCCTGCCGACGCCTTCGCCGCCGACACCGTGCGCACCTGGGGCGACCGTGCCCTCGCCGCCCTGGACGAGCACGCCCCCGACGCGGTGCGGCTCGCCGGCGTGCTGGGCCTGGCGCCCGCCCTCGCCGCGCCCGTCCACGACCGCGTACGGGCCAAGCTGCGCCGCGAACCGGTCGAGGACCTGCGGATCGACTTCGAGGACGGCTACGGGCCGCGGCCCGACGCCGAGGAGGACGCGGCGGCCGCCCGCGCCGCGCGGCTCGTGGCCGCCGCCGTCGCGGACGGGACCGCGCCCCCGTACGTCGGCATCCGCATGAAGTGCATGGAGGCCGCCGTGCGAGACCGCGGCATCCGCACCCTGGACATCTTCCTCACCGGCCTGATGGATTCCGGCGGGCTGCCGGGCGGCCTGGTGCTGACCCTGCCCAAGGTCACCTTCCCCCAGCAGGTGACGGCGATGGTGCGGCTCGCCGAGGAGTTCGAGACGGCACGGGGACTCCCGGCCGGACGCCTCGGGTTCGAGATCCAGATCGAGACCACGCAGTCCATCCTCGGGCCCGACGGCACGGCCACGGTCGCCCGGCTGATCGACGCCGCCGAAGGCCGCGTCACGGGGCTGCACTACGGGACCTTCGACTACAGCGCCGCGTGCGGGGTCAGCGCGGCGTACCAGTCCATGGACCACCCGGTCGCGGACCACGCCAAGGCCGTCATGCAGGTGGCGGCCGCCGGCACGGGCGTGCGGCTCTCCGACGGCTCCACCAATGTGCTGCCCGTCGGCCCGGGCCCCCAGGTCCACGAGGCCTGGCGGCTCCACTACGGCCTGGTCCGCCGTTCGCTGGCCCGCGCGTACTACCAGGGCTGGGACATGCACCCCGCGCATCTGCCGACACGGTACGCCGCGGTCTACGCCTTCTACCGCGAAGGCCTGGACGCGGCGGCGGACCGGCTCGCGGCGTACGTCGCCAAGGCCGGCGGCGACGTCATGGACGAACCCGCCACCGCCCGGGCCCTGAGCGGCTACCTGCTGCGCGGACTCGACTGCGGCGCCGTGGACTTCGCGGAGGTCGCCACCGCCACCGGGCTGACCCGCGCCGACCTCGACGCCCTCGCGGGCCGCGGCGGCCCCGCCGTCTGA
- a CDS encoding thioredoxin family protein — protein MTGLVVCVAVLVAAGILGILHKRRDGRVRVRDKDAAQQLTAGEIGAELGERATLLQFSTAFCAPCRVTRRTLGEVAGMVDGVRHVEIDAEAHLDLVRRLGVVRTPTVLVLDARGTVVRRASGAPRKADVIAALGAAV, from the coding sequence GTGACAGGACTGGTGGTGTGCGTCGCCGTGCTCGTGGCGGCGGGGATCCTCGGCATCCTCCACAAGCGCAGGGACGGAAGGGTACGGGTGCGGGACAAGGACGCGGCACAACAGCTGACGGCGGGTGAGATCGGCGCGGAACTCGGAGAGCGGGCCACGCTCCTCCAGTTCTCCACCGCCTTCTGCGCGCCCTGCCGGGTCACCCGCCGCACCCTCGGCGAGGTGGCCGGCATGGTCGACGGCGTGCGGCACGTGGAGATCGACGCCGAGGCGCACCTCGACCTGGTGCGCCGGCTGGGCGTCGTCAGGACGCCGACCGTCCTCGTCCTCGACGCCCGTGGCACCGTGGTGCGGCGCGCGTCGGGCGCGCCGCGCAAGGCCGACGTCATCGCGGCGCTCGGCGCGGCGGTGTGA
- a CDS encoding flavin reductase family protein: MTASPDLGTPATTSLGAVPTSIPAPAPVPLPPPPAVTGALDPAAFDSTAFDSTAFRAVFRRHAAGVAVITAAGTRPAGFTATSLTSVSAEPPLLSFGISTTGSAWRTVAEATHVGVHILGEHQEEVAATFARSGADRFAPPTAWGPGPYGVPLLEDVQAWLVARVVARIPAGDHRIVVAQAVAGAPGGEAARPLLYHHGRYNALRH, encoded by the coding sequence ATGACCGCCTCTCCCGACCTCGGCACGCCGGCCACGACCTCCCTGGGCGCGGTGCCCACCTCGATCCCCGCGCCCGCCCCGGTCCCCCTGCCCCCGCCGCCCGCCGTGACCGGCGCCTTGGACCCGGCCGCCTTCGACTCGACCGCCTTCGACTCGACCGCTTTCCGTGCCGTCTTCCGCCGTCACGCCGCCGGGGTCGCGGTCATCACCGCGGCCGGCACCCGCCCCGCGGGCTTCACGGCCACCTCCCTCACCTCCGTGTCCGCCGAGCCGCCCCTGCTGTCCTTCGGGATCAGCACCACCGGCTCCGCGTGGCGCACCGTCGCGGAAGCCACCCACGTGGGCGTCCACATCCTCGGCGAGCACCAGGAGGAGGTGGCCGCCACCTTCGCCCGCAGCGGCGCCGACCGCTTCGCGCCGCCCACCGCGTGGGGACCCGGCCCGTATGGAGTACCGCTCCTGGAGGATGTCCAAGCCTGGCTGGTCGCCCGTGTGGTGGCCCGCATACCCGCCGGTGACCACCGCATCGTCGTCGCCCAGGCCGTGGCGGGCGCCCCCGGCGGCGAAGCGGCCCGCCCGCTGCTCTACCACCACGGGCGCTACAACGCGCTGCGCCACTGA
- a CDS encoding DUF3048 domain-containing protein: MARAPRRPARAAILVVLAVFTVFLVSRGCGGPERTPGGPSPSSTGSAPGTTAVARSPFTGLPGRTGGPVLAVKIDNVGPARPHTGLDRADLVYVEQVESGLTRLLAVFSSQLPDRVGPVRSARESDLELLRQFGRPALAFSGAQSRLLPVVAAAPVHDVSPAHASGAYVRDGSRPAPHNLYATPERLLAAAPDASAARDIGFRFGAAPPGGTPERDRTVRYPNGSVGLHWSADGDRWLISFDGDPATTTDGGRLGAPTVVVQYVTVRSSGFQDRWGNTSPYSETVGTGRAVVLRDGKAYDARWSRSDAAGGTHFTTPDGQPVNFARGQVWIVLAPLPG; this comes from the coding sequence GTGGCCCGAGCACCCAGACGTCCCGCGAGAGCGGCGATCCTGGTCGTGCTGGCGGTGTTCACCGTGTTCCTGGTGAGCCGGGGCTGCGGCGGCCCCGAGCGGACGCCCGGCGGGCCCTCCCCCTCCTCGACGGGCTCGGCGCCCGGCACCACCGCGGTCGCGCGCTCGCCCTTCACCGGACTGCCCGGACGCACCGGCGGCCCGGTCCTCGCGGTGAAGATCGACAACGTCGGACCCGCCCGCCCGCACACCGGGCTGGACCGGGCCGACCTCGTCTACGTGGAGCAGGTGGAGTCCGGTCTCACCCGTCTGCTCGCCGTCTTCTCCTCCCAACTGCCCGATCGGGTCGGCCCGGTGCGCAGCGCCCGGGAATCGGACCTGGAACTGCTCCGCCAGTTCGGCCGCCCCGCCCTCGCCTTCTCCGGGGCGCAGTCCAGGTTGCTGCCGGTGGTGGCGGCGGCTCCGGTGCACGACGTCTCCCCCGCCCACGCCTCCGGCGCCTACGTACGCGACGGCTCGCGCCCCGCCCCGCACAACCTGTACGCCACCCCGGAACGGCTGCTCGCCGCGGCCCCGGACGCCTCCGCCGCCCGGGACATAGGCTTCCGCTTCGGTGCCGCGCCGCCCGGTGGCACCCCCGAGCGCGACCGCACCGTCCGCTACCCGAACGGCTCGGTGGGCCTGCACTGGTCGGCCGACGGCGACCGCTGGCTGATCTCGTTCGACGGCGACCCGGCCACCACCACCGACGGCGGCAGGCTGGGCGCGCCGACGGTGGTCGTGCAGTACGTCACGGTCCGTTCCTCCGGCTTCCAGGACCGGTGGGGGAACACCTCCCCGTACAGCGAGACCGTGGGCACCGGGCGCGCGGTGGTGCTCCGCGACGGCAAGGCCTACGACGCCCGGTGGTCACGGTCCGATGCGGCCGGGGGCACGCACTTCACCACGCCCGACGGGCAGCCGGTGAACTTCGCCCGCGGCCAGGTCTGGATCGTGCTGGCGCCGCTGCCCGGGTGA
- a CDS encoding 1-acyl-sn-glycerol-3-phosphate acyltransferase, which translates to MAELVYPPVIGFARTMFKVQGLRFDIAGTEHVPRKGGALLVSNHIGYLDFVFAGLTALPAKRLVRFMAKESVFRHKVSGPLMRAMKHIPVDRSEGMHAYKHALTALRSGEIIGVFPEATISQSFTLKSFKSGAARLAMEAGVPLLPVALWGTQRLWTKDQPRQLGRNGFPIAIRVGEQMTPHADEKPGALTRRLRLRVQELLEDAQRVYTGRPSGPNDHWWLPAHLGGSAPTAEDVAARERGATAE; encoded by the coding sequence ATGGCCGAGCTCGTCTACCCGCCCGTCATCGGCTTCGCCCGCACCATGTTCAAGGTGCAGGGACTGCGCTTCGACATCGCCGGCACCGAACATGTGCCGCGCAAGGGCGGCGCTTTGCTCGTGAGCAACCACATCGGGTACCTCGACTTCGTGTTCGCGGGGCTGACGGCGCTCCCGGCGAAGCGGCTGGTGCGTTTCATGGCGAAGGAATCGGTTTTCCGGCACAAGGTGTCGGGTCCGCTGATGCGGGCCATGAAGCACATCCCGGTGGACCGCTCCGAGGGCATGCACGCGTACAAGCACGCGCTGACGGCGCTGCGCTCGGGCGAGATCATCGGGGTCTTCCCCGAGGCGACCATCTCCCAGTCCTTCACCCTGAAGTCCTTCAAATCCGGTGCCGCGCGCCTGGCGATGGAGGCGGGCGTACCCCTGCTGCCGGTCGCCCTGTGGGGCACGCAGCGGCTGTGGACCAAGGACCAGCCGCGCCAGCTGGGCCGCAACGGCTTCCCCATCGCCATCCGGGTGGGCGAGCAGATGACGCCCCACGCGGACGAGAAGCCGGGCGCGCTGACCCGGCGGCTGCGGCTGCGCGTCCAGGAGCTGCTGGAGGACGCGCAGCGCGTGTACACCGGGCGCCCGTCGGGCCCGAACGACCACTGGTGGCTGCCCGCGCACCTGGGCGGCAGCGCCCCCACGGCGGAGGACGTCGCCGCCCGGGAGCGCGGCGCGACGGCGGAGTGA
- a CDS encoding transglutaminase-like domain-containing protein, giving the protein MEPVPQTADATAYLAADEVIDHDHPLVRATAARLRAEASDPYGYAEAAYTFVRDAIPHSADSGDPRVTWRASDVLEQRTGICHAKAHALTALLRAEGIPAGLCYQRLTDDDGTGALVHGLIALKLPGHDRWARQDPRGNKPGVDARFSLREERLAWVPRPGLGERDYPGLHATPPPAVLTALRQAVDRPHLWRLLPTDLPDQEDR; this is encoded by the coding sequence ATGGAGCCGGTACCCCAGACGGCGGACGCGACCGCCTACCTCGCAGCGGACGAGGTGATCGACCACGACCACCCGCTGGTGCGGGCGACCGCCGCCCGGCTGCGGGCGGAAGCCTCCGATCCGTATGGCTATGCCGAGGCGGCCTACACCTTCGTCCGCGACGCCATCCCGCACTCCGCCGACTCCGGGGACCCGCGCGTCACCTGGCGCGCCTCCGACGTCCTGGAGCAGCGCACCGGCATCTGCCACGCCAAGGCCCACGCCCTGACCGCGCTGCTGCGCGCCGAGGGCATCCCCGCGGGGCTGTGCTACCAGCGGCTCACCGACGACGACGGCACCGGCGCCCTCGTCCACGGGCTCATCGCCCTCAAGCTGCCCGGACACGACCGCTGGGCCCGGCAGGACCCGCGCGGCAACAAGCCCGGTGTCGACGCCCGGTTCTCCCTCCGGGAGGAACGGCTGGCCTGGGTGCCCCGCCCCGGACTCGGCGAACGCGACTACCCCGGTCTCCACGCCACCCCGCCGCCCGCCGTACTCACCGCCCTGCGGCAGGCTGTCGACCGGCCGCATCTGTGGCGGCTGCTGCCCACCGACCTACCGGACCAAGAAGACCGATGA
- a CDS encoding DUF4395 domain-containing protein, whose translation MSPHAIDARGPRFGASLTSVVLAAVLVTGSAWLLAVQALVFAVGAAAGVQNSPYGLLYRVAVRPRLGPPTETEDPAPPRFAQAVGLAFAVVGLAGYATGLAWLGLAATACALAAAFLNAVFGYCLGCEMYLLVRRTTG comes from the coding sequence ATGAGCCCTCACGCCATTGATGCCCGTGGACCGCGCTTCGGCGCAAGCCTGACCAGTGTCGTCCTGGCCGCCGTCCTCGTCACCGGAAGTGCCTGGCTGCTGGCCGTCCAGGCGCTGGTGTTCGCGGTGGGCGCCGCCGCGGGTGTCCAGAACTCACCGTACGGCCTGTTGTACCGGGTGGCGGTACGGCCCCGTCTGGGGCCGCCGACCGAGACCGAGGACCCTGCGCCGCCGCGCTTCGCGCAGGCGGTCGGACTGGCGTTCGCGGTCGTCGGGCTCGCCGGCTACGCCACGGGGCTCGCCTGGCTGGGCCTGGCGGCGACGGCCTGCGCGCTCGCGGCGGCCTTCCTCAACGCGGTGTTCGGCTACTGCCTCGGATGCGAGATGTACCTGCTGGTGCGTCGCACGACCGGGTGA
- a CDS encoding electron transfer flavoprotein subunit alpha/FixB family protein: MGEVLVYVDHVDGAVRKPTLELLTIARRLGEPVAVALGAGAGAAAGVLGEHGATRVLVNEAGEFGQYLVVPKVDALEAAVRVVSPVAVLVPSSGEGKEVAARLALRLGSGIITDAVDVVAGEQGPVATQSAFAASFTTKSRVTTGVPVITVKPNSAPVEAVSAGGAVEELAVVFGALATGTKVVARTPREATGRPDLTEAAIVVSGGRGVNGAENFVVIEALADSLGAAVGASRAAVDAGWYPHTNQVGQTGKSVSPQLYIAAGISGAIQHRAGMQTSKTIVAVNKDPEAPIFELVDYGVVGDLFQVVPQLTEEVTARKG, from the coding sequence ATGGGTGAAGTCCTGGTTTATGTCGATCATGTGGATGGTGCGGTCCGCAAGCCGACGCTGGAGTTGCTGACGATCGCGCGTCGGCTGGGTGAGCCGGTGGCGGTGGCGCTGGGTGCGGGTGCCGGTGCGGCGGCGGGTGTGCTGGGTGAGCATGGTGCGACCCGGGTGCTGGTCAATGAGGCTGGGGAGTTCGGGCAGTATCTGGTGGTGCCGAAGGTGGATGCGCTGGAGGCGGCCGTGCGTGTGGTGAGTCCGGTGGCGGTGCTGGTGCCGTCCTCGGGTGAGGGCAAGGAGGTCGCGGCGCGGCTGGCGTTGCGGTTGGGGTCGGGCATCATCACCGACGCGGTGGATGTGGTGGCCGGTGAGCAGGGGCCGGTGGCTACGCAGTCGGCGTTCGCGGCGTCGTTCACGACGAAGTCGCGGGTCACGACCGGCGTGCCGGTGATCACGGTGAAGCCGAACTCGGCGCCGGTGGAGGCTGTTTCGGCCGGGGGTGCGGTGGAGGAGTTGGCGGTGGTCTTCGGTGCGCTGGCCACGGGTACGAAGGTGGTGGCGCGTACGCCGCGGGAGGCGACGGGGCGTCCGGATCTGACCGAGGCGGCGATCGTGGTGTCCGGTGGTCGGGGTGTCAATGGTGCGGAGAACTTCGTGGTGATCGAGGCGCTGGCGGACTCGCTGGGTGCGGCGGTGGGTGCGTCGCGTGCGGCGGTGGACGCGGGTTGGTATCCGCACACCAATCAGGTGGGTCAGACGGGTAAGTCGGTGTCGCCGCAGTTGTACATCGCGGCGGGTATCTCGGGTGCGATCCAGCACCGGGCGGGTATGCAGACCTCGAAGACGATCGTGGCGGTGAACAAGGACCCGGAGGCGCCGATCTTCGAGCTGGTCGACTACGGCGTGGTCGGTGACCTGTTCCAGGTCGTACCGCAGCTGACCGAGGAGGTCACCGCCCGCAAGGGCTGA
- a CDS encoding electron transfer flavoprotein subunit beta/FixA family protein: MSLRIVVAVKYVPDATGDRHFAGDLTTDRDAVDGLLSELDEYAVEQALQIAEAVGDAEVTVVTVGPEDAKDALRKALSMGADRAVHVEDDGLHGSDVMGTSLVLAKAVEHAGFDLVVTGMASTDGTAGVVPALLAERLGVPQVTLLSEVKVEGGVVSGRRDGDTASEQLEASLPALVSVTDQSGEARYPSFKGIMAAKKKPVESLDLSDLGVEEGQVGLAGAWSTVDEAVARPPRTAGVIVKDEGEGGKQLAEFLASQKFI; this comes from the coding sequence GTGAGCTTGAGGATCGTTGTCGCAGTGAAGTACGTGCCTGATGCCACGGGTGATCGTCACTTTGCGGGGGATCTGACCACGGATCGGGATGCGGTGGATGGTCTGCTGTCGGAGCTGGACGAGTATGCGGTGGAGCAGGCGCTGCAGATCGCGGAGGCGGTGGGTGACGCCGAGGTGACCGTGGTGACGGTGGGTCCGGAGGATGCGAAGGACGCGTTGCGCAAGGCGTTGTCGATGGGTGCGGACAGGGCGGTCCATGTCGAGGACGACGGTTTGCATGGCAGTGATGTGATGGGGACGTCGCTGGTGCTGGCGAAGGCGGTCGAGCATGCGGGGTTCGATCTGGTGGTGACGGGGATGGCGTCCACCGATGGGACGGCGGGTGTGGTGCCGGCTTTGCTGGCGGAGCGGTTGGGTGTGCCGCAGGTGACGTTGCTGTCGGAGGTGAAGGTCGAGGGTGGTGTGGTGTCCGGTCGCCGGGATGGTGACACCGCCAGTGAGCAGCTTGAGGCGTCGTTGCCGGCGTTGGTGTCGGTGACGGATCAGTCGGGTGAGGCGCGGTATCCGTCGTTCAAGGGGATCATGGCGGCGAAGAAGAAGCCGGTGGAGTCCCTGGATCTGTCCGACCTGGGTGTCGAGGAGGGGCAGGTGGGTCTGGCGGGTGCGTGGTCGACGGTGGATGAGGCGGTGGCGCGTCCGCCGCGGACGGCCGGTGTGATCGTGAAGGACGAGGGCGAGGGCGGCAAGCAGCTCGCGGAGTTCCTCGCGAGCCAGAAGTTCATCTGA